In the Caballeronia sp. LZ062 genome, one interval contains:
- the tatB gene encoding Sec-independent protein translocase protein TatB, with translation MLDLGLTKMALIGVVALVVLGPERLPGVARTAGALFGRAQRYINDVKSEVAREMELDELKKMRTQFETAASNVESTIHDNLRRHESELNDAWREGTSVEPSIAGVAPASSADESGASDKPWVNSTFAPAKRKNWRVKQTAVPSWYKRTTARRTRVQSGAARVARHTPASLRRPTKFF, from the coding sequence ATGCTCGATCTCGGTCTGACAAAAATGGCGCTCATCGGCGTCGTCGCCCTGGTGGTGCTCGGGCCGGAGCGTTTGCCCGGCGTCGCGCGCACGGCGGGCGCGCTCTTCGGACGCGCTCAGCGTTACATCAACGACGTGAAGTCGGAGGTGGCGCGCGAGATGGAACTCGACGAACTGAAAAAGATGCGCACGCAGTTCGAGACGGCGGCGTCGAATGTCGAATCGACGATTCACGACAATTTGCGGCGCCACGAGTCCGAGCTGAACGATGCGTGGAGGGAAGGCACATCGGTCGAGCCGAGCATCGCGGGAGTCGCTCCGGCGTCGTCTGCGGATGAAAGCGGCGCTTCCGACAAGCCTTGGGTGAACTCGACATTCGCGCCGGCGAAGCGCAAGAACTGGCGCGTCAAGCAGACGGCGGTTCCAAGCTGGTACAAGCGCACCACCGCGCGCCGCACGCGCGTGCAGTCGGGCGCGGCCCGCGTCGCGCGTCATACGCCTGCAAGCTTGCGCCGTCCGACGAAATTTTTCTGA
- a CDS encoding phosphoribosyl-ATP diphosphatase, with product MTQDTTLDTLLRLAAVIDSRKGGDPEQSYVSRLFHKGDDAVLKKIGEEATEVVLAAKDARHGGAPKALVGEVADLWFHCLVMLSHFDLSPADVVAELERREGLSGIEEKALRKSREREQNGG from the coding sequence ATGACGCAAGACACCACGCTCGACACGCTGCTTCGCCTTGCCGCCGTCATCGACAGCCGTAAGGGCGGCGATCCGGAACAATCCTACGTTTCGCGACTCTTTCATAAAGGTGACGACGCGGTCCTGAAGAAGATCGGCGAGGAAGCGACGGAAGTCGTGCTCGCCGCCAAGGACGCGCGCCACGGCGGCGCGCCCAAGGCGCTCGTCGGCGAGGTCGCCGATTTGTGGTTTCATTGTCTCGTGATGCTGTCGCACTTCGACTTGAGTCCCGCTGACGTGGTCGCCGAACTGGAGCGGCGCGAAGGCTTGTCGGGCATCGAGGAGAAGGCGCTGCGCAAGTCGCGCGAGCGCGAACAAAACGGCGGCTAA
- the tatA gene encoding Sec-independent protein translocase subunit TatA, with translation MGSLSIWHWLIVLLIVALVFGTKKLRNIGGDLGGAVRGFKEGMREEENPASTDKRDQLPRDTVDVEAKDKTRSGDYR, from the coding sequence ATGGGTTCGTTAAGCATTTGGCATTGGTTGATCGTTCTGCTGATCGTGGCGCTCGTCTTCGGCACGAAGAAATTGCGCAATATCGGCGGCGATCTGGGCGGCGCGGTTCGCGGCTTCAAGGAAGGTATGCGCGAGGAAGAGAACCCCGCGTCGACCGATAAGCGCGATCAACTGCCGCGCGACACGGTGGACGTGGAAGCGAAGGACAAGACGCGTTCGGGCGACTACCGCTAA
- the hisI gene encoding phosphoribosyl-AMP cyclohydrolase has translation MSDSTNWLDKVKWDANGLVPVIAQEASTNDVLMFAWMNREALAKTIELKRAVYFSRSRQRLWFKGEESGHVQHVHEVRLDCDEDVVLLKVEQVSGIACHTGRHSCFFQKFERTAEGGEWIAVEPVLKDPESIYK, from the coding sequence ATTGGCTCGACAAGGTGAAGTGGGACGCCAACGGCCTTGTGCCGGTCATCGCGCAGGAAGCATCGACTAACGACGTGCTGATGTTCGCGTGGATGAACCGCGAAGCGCTGGCGAAAACCATCGAGCTGAAGCGCGCCGTGTACTTTTCGCGCTCGCGACAGCGTCTGTGGTTCAAGGGCGAGGAATCGGGGCACGTACAGCACGTGCACGAAGTGCGGCTCGATTGCGATGAGGACGTCGTTCTGCTCAAGGTCGAGCAGGTGTCGGGCATCGCGTGCCACACGGGCCGCCATTCCTGCTTCTTCCAGAAATTCGAACGAACGGCCGAAGGCGGCGAGTGGATCGCCGTCGAGCCGGTCCTGAAAGACCCAGAAAGCATTTACAAATGA
- a CDS encoding histidine triad nucleotide-binding protein produces the protein MSQDNCIFCKIASGQIPSTKVYEDDEFVAFNDINPAAPVHVLVIPRRHIETLSDCSESDAPLLGRMVSLVGRIAKDLGVSYTGGDTGFRTVINTGPGGGQEVYHIHAHLLAGARPWRRMG, from the coding sequence ATGAGCCAAGACAACTGCATCTTCTGCAAGATTGCCTCCGGGCAGATTCCGAGCACGAAAGTCTACGAGGACGACGAATTCGTCGCGTTCAACGACATCAACCCGGCCGCGCCGGTTCATGTGCTCGTGATTCCGCGCCGGCACATCGAGACGCTTTCGGACTGTTCCGAAAGCGATGCGCCGCTGCTTGGTAGAATGGTTAGTCTTGTTGGCCGTATCGCGAAGGATCTGGGTGTTTCGTACACGGGCGGGGATACCGGTTTCCGAACGGTCATTAATACCGGGCCAGGCGGCGGGCAGGAGGTGTATCACATTCATGCGCATCTTCTGGCTGGGGCGCGGCCGTGGCGGCGAATGGGCTGA